A single Drechmeria coniospora strain ARSEF 6962 chromosome 03, whole genome shotgun sequence DNA region contains:
- a CDS encoding yippee, which produces MGLAYNTYLTSNKIYGCKSCKTHLANHEDIISRVCCLSVSSLPLAGLSPSGSGRDPRGSPLKDSINLWEQNFRGQHGKAYLFHNVVNVDAGEPLERNMTTGRHVVRDITCRQCKETVGWKYDKAYENSEKYKEGKFILEAELLCNVA; this is translated from the coding sequence ATGGGCCTCGCATACAATACCTACCTCACGAGCAACAAGATCTACGGCTGCAAGTCATGCAAGACACATCTTGCCAACCATGAGGATATCATAAGCAGGGTATGTTGCCTCTCCGTCAGCAGCCTCCCTCTCGCTGGCCTTTCTCCTTCCGGTAGCGGACGGGACCCCAGAGGCTCGCCCCTGAAGGACAGCATTAACCTCTGGGAACAGAACTTCCGTGGCCAGCATGGCAAGGCCTATCTGTTTCACAACGTCGTCAACGTCGATGCAGGCGAGCCCCTCGAGCGAAACATGACGACGGGCCGCCACGTCGTCCGCGATATCACTTGTCGTCAGTGCAAGGAGACGGTTGGCTGGAAGTACGACAAGGCATACGAAAACTCGGAAAAGTACAAGGAGGGAAAGTTCATACTCGAAGCCGAGCTGCTTTGCAACGTCGCATAG